The Sulfurimonas hydrogeniphila genome includes a window with the following:
- the pstS gene encoding phosphate ABC transporter substrate-binding protein PstS: MTKVIKLALVASVLTGGLSANDVLKGSGASFPYSVYQKWTKAYYKATGIKVDYISKGSSKGIKDAKARQVDFAGTDKPLSPKTLKKNNLYQFPGVVGAITMGYNLPGVSELKLSRSAIVAISEGKIKYWDNKLITAANAGLKLPHEKVTFVHRADGSGTTFNYTYFLSKVSKEWRHTYGAKKSLNWPGNQHIGGNKNTGVASLIKQTPYSVGYIDYADAQKNGIVMASVENREGHYIKPELKAFQTAAAKANLDPKKDFYSIIADPKGANSYPIVAATFILVPAEKPEMDKKVTAFFDWSYKNGQEIAKSLGFVPLPDALTDKIRKYWEEKGIR; encoded by the coding sequence ATGACAAAAGTAATCAAGTTAGCTCTTGTAGCTTCAGTTCTTACAGGCGGACTCAGTGCAAATGATGTACTCAAAGGAAGTGGTGCTTCTTTTCCATATTCGGTATATCAAAAATGGACAAAAGCCTACTATAAAGCTACTGGTATCAAAGTTGACTATATTTCAAAAGGTTCTTCAAAAGGGATCAAAGATGCGAAAGCAAGACAGGTTGATTTTGCAGGAACAGACAAACCATTGTCACCTAAAACACTTAAGAAAAACAACCTTTATCAGTTTCCGGGTGTTGTCGGTGCAATCACAATGGGCTATAATCTTCCGGGTGTTTCTGAGTTGAAACTCAGCAGAAGTGCAATCGTTGCAATCTCTGAAGGGAAAATAAAATACTGGGACAACAAGTTGATCACTGCTGCAAACGCAGGATTGAAACTGCCACATGAAAAAGTAACATTTGTTCACCGTGCAGACGGGTCGGGAACAACATTCAACTACACATATTTTTTAAGCAAAGTATCCAAAGAGTGGCGACATACATACGGTGCAAAAAAATCTTTGAACTGGCCTGGCAACCAACATATCGGTGGAAACAAAAATACAGGTGTGGCAAGTCTTATCAAACAGACTCCCTACTCTGTCGGATACATCGACTATGCGGATGCACAGAAAAACGGCATTGTAATGGCTTCGGTTGAAAACAGAGAAGGGCACTATATCAAACCTGAATTAAAAGCATTTCAGACAGCTGCTGCAAAAGCAAACCTGGATCCCAAAAAAGATTTTTACTCTATTATTGCCGATCCCAAAGGTGCCAACTCTTATCCTATCGTAGCTGCTACATTTATCCTGGTGCCTGCTGAAAAACCTGAAATGGATAAAAAAGTAACAGCATTTTTTGACTGGTCATACAAAAACGGTCAAGAAATTGCAAAAAGTTTAGGTTTTGTTCCATTACCGGACGCACTTACAGACAAAATCAGAAAATACTGGGAAGAAAAAGGGATTAGATAA
- a CDS encoding fatty acid desaturase family protein, translating into MTKSSYDFDELKSKVRALGLLERVPVRGSLEMTAILLSMGIVYVILFYHKNLIDNSFAAAVGLGLFMSLVFTRAVFVSHDILHTQYFKNKRLSFKLSYPFSAFILSNSSSWWDFKHNVNHHTWCNIVQKDVDILAFDGAFTNNKGNKTWLRKSKYLVFWGAMFFMYPAFIVQSYNFVIKRKKWGELGLMLLHWPVIWGSVFYFLPLTQAFTVYLTLNLTLSVWLAFGFITNHLGCEVFDKEVGEKLSWMELQMRTSRSLKGGKFVHWFYGGLNTQIEHHLFPKAPRFNLLKIQKMTKEFAQKKGIAYFETTPLQAYVQINNVLKSY; encoded by the coding sequence ATGACGAAATCTTCGTATGATTTTGATGAATTAAAATCAAAAGTCCGTGCTTTAGGTCTTTTAGAACGTGTTCCTGTGAGAGGAAGCCTTGAAATGACAGCGATACTTTTAAGTATGGGAATTGTTTATGTGATACTTTTTTATCACAAAAATCTCATTGACAATTCTTTTGCAGCAGCTGTAGGTCTTGGTCTGTTTATGTCTCTGGTTTTTACGCGTGCCGTTTTCGTGTCGCATGATATTTTGCATACACAGTATTTTAAAAACAAGCGTCTGTCTTTTAAACTGAGCTATCCGTTTTCAGCGTTTATCCTTTCGAACTCCTCTTCCTGGTGGGATTTCAAACACAATGTCAACCATCATACCTGGTGCAATATTGTCCAAAAAGATGTTGACATATTGGCATTTGATGGAGCATTTACAAACAACAAAGGCAACAAAACATGGCTTCGCAAGAGCAAATATCTTGTTTTTTGGGGTGCTATGTTCTTTATGTATCCTGCTTTTATCGTGCAGTCGTATAATTTTGTAATAAAACGTAAAAAATGGGGTGAGCTTGGATTGATGCTTTTGCACTGGCCTGTAATCTGGGGAAGCGTTTTTTATTTTTTACCTCTGACTCAAGCATTTACTGTTTACCTGACACTGAATCTTACACTTTCTGTCTGGCTGGCATTCGGTTTTATAACAAACCATCTTGGCTGTGAAGTATTTGACAAAGAAGTGGGCGAAAAACTTTCATGGATGGAGTTGCAGATGCGTACCTCACGCTCTTTAAAAGGCGGGAAATTTGTACACTGGTTTTACGGAGGATTAAATACCCAGATAGAGCATCATCTTTTCCCAAAAGCACCCAGGTTCAATCTGCTGAAAATCCAAAAAATGACAAAGGAATTTGCACAGAAAAAGGGTATTGCCTATTTTGAAACAACACCGCTGCAGGCGTATGTACAGATAAACAATGTACTCAAATCCTATTAG
- a CDS encoding branched-chain amino acid transaminase, with protein MDAAKYIWMNGKFVAWEDAKVHVLTHTIHYGNGVIEGTKAYKTERGYAIFRLNDHTKRLKESAKMTLINIPYTVEELNIAQIELIRRNEFTGDNVYLRPFSFLGYGIMGLYHKDAPVETAVAAWEWGAYLGEEGMRKGIRLKIVSMTRPANTSNMGKAKATANYLNSQMAKYEAIDCGYDEALLLDDEGYVAEASGASFFMIKDGEIITPPSDNALASITQKTVIEMAEDLGYKVTRRRITREEVYVADEAFLTGTAAEITPVALVDAREIGRGSRGEITAIIQSGYFDIVFGRNKKYEHYLTYVDEIN; from the coding sequence ATGGACGCAGCCAAATATATTTGGATGAATGGAAAATTTGTTGCATGGGAAGATGCAAAGGTACATGTACTCACACATACAATTCACTATGGAAACGGTGTAATTGAAGGAACAAAAGCTTATAAAACTGAGAGAGGGTATGCAATATTTCGTTTGAATGATCATACCAAAAGACTCAAAGAGTCGGCAAAAATGACACTGATTAATATTCCTTATACTGTTGAAGAGTTAAACATTGCACAGATCGAACTCATCCGAAGAAATGAATTTACCGGGGACAATGTCTATCTTCGTCCTTTTTCGTTTTTAGGCTATGGTATTATGGGGCTTTACCACAAAGACGCACCGGTTGAAACAGCCGTTGCCGCCTGGGAATGGGGTGCTTACCTTGGGGAAGAGGGTATGCGTAAAGGCATTCGTCTGAAAATTGTCTCTATGACACGCCCGGCAAACACATCCAATATGGGAAAAGCCAAAGCAACTGCAAACTATTTGAACTCCCAAATGGCAAAATATGAAGCGATTGACTGCGGATATGATGAAGCCTTGCTTCTGGATGATGAAGGTTATGTTGCAGAAGCAAGCGGGGCCTCGTTTTTCATGATAAAAGACGGGGAGATTATTACACCGCCAAGTGATAACGCCTTAGCTTCCATCACACAAAAAACTGTCATTGAAATGGCTGAAGACCTTGGATACAAAGTGACTCGACGCCGTATCACAAGAGAAGAGGTCTATGTGGCGGATGAGGCATTTTTGACAGGAACGGCTGCAGAAATCACGCCTGTTGCTTTGGTTGACGCCAGAGAGATAGGCAGAGGTTCCCGCGGGGAGATTACGGCAATTATTCAGAGCGGGTATTTTGACATTGTATTTGGTCGCAACAAGAAATACGAACACTACCTTACTTATGTAGATGAGATAAATTAA
- a CDS encoding prohibitin family protein: MASDMNDYFNKKKSEGGGFNNSNSGGGSGPKGPQMPNLNFNFGGGKAALTYFLIAVAVMLVLAKPFIIIQEGERGILSTNGKYQDQALLPGLHFIIPVIQKVYTVDTKVRIINYASRVETNSNASGIISKPAITVLDKRGLPVSIELTVQYRLNAQFAAQTISNWGFSWEDKIINPVVRDVVRNVVGKYDAESIPVMRNTIATAIEDGIRESIKSLKNSPVILQSIQLRDIMLPEKVKAQIERVQLAKQQVQQAEQEVQRAKQEALKRAAEARGIAEKARIEAQGKADAVTIEADANAKANILIAKSLTTKLLQLEQMKVQNKFNDALRVNKDAKIFLTPGGSTPNIWVDTKNIQQRTTAR, translated from the coding sequence ATGGCATCAGATATGAATGACTATTTTAACAAGAAGAAAAGTGAAGGCGGAGGATTTAATAACTCTAACTCAGGCGGTGGCAGTGGTCCAAAAGGACCTCAGATGCCAAATTTGAATTTTAATTTTGGCGGGGGGAAGGCAGCACTGACATATTTCTTGATTGCTGTTGCTGTGATGCTTGTTCTGGCAAAGCCGTTTATTATTATTCAAGAGGGTGAACGGGGTATTTTAAGTACAAACGGAAAGTATCAGGACCAGGCACTGCTTCCGGGACTGCATTTTATTATTCCTGTGATTCAAAAAGTATATACGGTGGATACGAAGGTCCGTATTATCAACTATGCATCACGTGTAGAAACAAATTCAAATGCTTCGGGGATTATTTCAAAGCCTGCAATTACGGTACTTGACAAACGTGGTCTGCCTGTCTCGATTGAACTGACTGTTCAGTACAGACTCAATGCACAGTTTGCCGCACAGACAATCTCAAACTGGGGATTCAGCTGGGAAGACAAAATAATCAATCCTGTTGTACGTGATGTTGTGCGAAATGTCGTAGGAAAATATGATGCCGAATCTATTCCTGTCATGCGTAATACAATTGCAACTGCAATAGAAGACGGCATACGGGAAAGTATCAAAAGCCTGAAAAACTCTCCGGTAATCCTGCAGTCAATTCAGCTTCGTGATATTATGTTGCCGGAAAAAGTAAAAGCACAAATTGAGAGAGTACAACTGGCTAAACAACAGGTACAACAGGCAGAACAGGAAGTACAGCGTGCGAAACAAGAAGCACTCAAACGTGCAGCAGAGGCTCGCGGTATCGCGGAAAAAGCAAGAATTGAAGCACAGGGTAAAGCAGATGCTGTGACAATTGAAGCAGATGCCAATGCCAAAGCAAATATTTTAATTGCAAAATCATTGACAACGAAGCTTTTACAGCTTGAACAGATGAAAGTACAAAACAAGTTTAATGATGCACTCAGAGTCAACAAAGATGCAAAAATATTCTTGACACCGGGCGGTTCAACACCAAATATCTGGGTTGATACAAAAAATATTCAGCAAAGAACGACGGCACGATAA
- the hisIE gene encoding bifunctional phosphoribosyl-AMP cyclohydrolase/phosphoribosyl-ATP diphosphatase HisIE, with amino-acid sequence MQEIVNRVDWEKQELLPVIVQDNTTNEVLMMAYMNKEALELSLKTKQAHYFSRSKQRIWKKGESSGHTQEIVSFFIDCDNDTLLIKVNQNGVACHTGRKSCFFTELQSGEITSEVEVNTEAAYGVIDTLYHTIQERKSADPATSWTAKLLSKGENTILKKVVEEAGEYCFAHKDNDEKEMVYEAADLTYHMLVALASKNISPDRIKQELARRFDMSGIAEKNARKE; translated from the coding sequence ATGCAGGAAATAGTCAATAGAGTAGATTGGGAGAAGCAGGAGCTTCTGCCTGTCATTGTCCAGGACAACACGACCAATGAAGTGCTGATGATGGCCTACATGAATAAAGAGGCGTTGGAACTTTCACTCAAAACAAAGCAGGCACACTACTTTTCAAGAAGCAAACAGCGTATATGGAAAAAAGGCGAAAGCAGCGGACATACGCAGGAAATCGTCTCTTTTTTTATTGACTGCGACAATGATACGCTCCTGATAAAAGTCAATCAAAACGGAGTAGCCTGTCATACCGGGAGAAAATCATGTTTTTTTACAGAGCTGCAAAGCGGTGAGATTACTTCTGAAGTTGAGGTAAATACCGAGGCTGCATACGGTGTTATTGATACACTCTATCATACGATTCAAGAGCGAAAGAGTGCAGACCCTGCCACTTCATGGACGGCAAAACTCTTAAGCAAAGGGGAAAATACAATTTTGAAAAAAGTTGTTGAAGAAGCCGGTGAATACTGTTTTGCACATAAAGACAATGATGAGAAAGAGATGGTGTATGAAGCGGCAGATTTGACCTACCATATGCTTGTGGCGCTCGCTTCTAAAAATATATCACCAGACAGAATAAAACAGGAGCTTGCCCGTAGATTTGACATGAGTGGCATCGCTGAAAAAAACGCAAGAAAAGAGTAA
- a CDS encoding DUF2393 domain-containing protein: MKEKLLAFIHGLITYDYILFGVSFLLFLLFIILALLLRKKIILAIFFVLFGFAILLLGPTLGYIEMHKYLFKNSVQLLSQKRLHFVEALVVKGSITNESKFDFSECKITAKVYRVTKNKYKNYLLRLKPFQKMSILEPDIAQGQTREFKIIIEPFAYKKDYNVSLEGNCK, encoded by the coding sequence ATGAAAGAGAAGCTGTTGGCATTTATTCATGGATTAATAACGTATGATTATATCCTTTTTGGTGTGTCATTTCTTCTTTTTCTTCTTTTTATTATTCTTGCACTTCTCCTTCGAAAAAAGATAATTCTTGCGATCTTTTTTGTTCTTTTTGGATTTGCAATACTTCTTCTCGGTCCTACACTTGGTTATATCGAGATGCACAAATATCTTTTTAAAAATTCTGTCCAGTTGCTTTCGCAAAAAAGACTTCATTTTGTGGAGGCTTTGGTGGTCAAAGGAAGCATCACAAATGAATCCAAATTTGATTTTTCCGAGTGTAAAATCACTGCAAAAGTCTACAGGGTTACAAAAAACAAGTACAAAAACTATCTTTTACGATTAAAACCATTTCAAAAAATGTCGATTCTGGAACCTGATATAGCACAAGGGCAAACAAGAGAGTTTAAAATTATCATAGAACCGTTTGCATATAAAAAAGACTATAATGTATCTCTGGAGGGAAATTGTAAATGA
- a CDS encoding DUF2393 family protein: MTLFNYWHYIVFFVIFLLSIAGIVSAVKQKNKKLVYSMIFSIILVTVFMAVFSVMIVDKYTKKVQLEKLHNKRLLSTEEIAYYGIVRNVGKFPIGKVTFEIKLVNKGHATGNVKGGNFYKPSGFMDFFSGGFGMGSHKPQTITKKFVVARNLKPGQAKAFRVYFRYPPYFRSTAEFAKAYGH; this comes from the coding sequence ATGACACTCTTTAATTACTGGCACTATATAGTTTTCTTTGTAATCTTTTTACTGAGTATTGCCGGTATAGTGAGTGCAGTGAAACAAAAAAACAAAAAACTAGTCTATTCTATGATATTTTCTATTATTTTGGTGACTGTTTTTATGGCTGTTTTTTCTGTTATGATTGTTGATAAGTATACGAAAAAGGTGCAGTTGGAAAAACTGCACAACAAAAGGCTCTTGAGCACGGAAGAGATAGCCTATTACGGTATTGTTAGAAATGTCGGAAAATTTCCTATAGGAAAAGTGACTTTTGAAATAAAACTGGTCAACAAAGGGCATGCAACAGGAAATGTAAAAGGCGGAAATTTTTATAAACCCAGCGGTTTTATGGACTTTTTTTCCGGAGGTTTTGGAATGGGATCACACAAACCGCAAACCATTACGAAAAAGTTTGTTGTTGCCAGAAATCTCAAACCCGGTCAGGCAAAGGCATTTAGAGTATACTTCAGATATCCGCCCTATTTCAGAAGTACTGCGGAATTTGCAAAAGCATACGGGCATTAA
- a CDS encoding TIGR01212 family radical SAM protein (This family includes YhcC from E. coli K-12, an uncharacterized radical SAM protein.), translating into MEQIYTYGNYLKNKFGVKVHKVGINISGFTCPNIDGTVAKGGCTFCENDSFSASTDAVVELKGFHLNLESKENPFLQKQLKQLELQFDAISKRQKREYGAKKFLVYFQSFTNTYAPFETLKALYEKALSFENVVGLSIGTRSDSITEETLAYLSGLAKDKEIWIEFGIQSVYDETLEKINRGHDSENVKEWIIKSKEAGLNVCGHLIFGLPGETQEMMLETSKAAYSWGIDSVKYHPLYVVKRTALANEFNRGEFTPISEQEYLDVLVKSLLMKPKNVNVQRVTAGIDDDSLLAPKWCRNKNQQIKNINAALKKVGLKY; encoded by the coding sequence ATGGAACAAATTTATACATACGGTAATTATTTAAAAAACAAATTTGGCGTAAAAGTACACAAGGTTGGCATCAATATTTCCGGCTTCACCTGCCCGAATATTGATGGAACCGTGGCCAAAGGAGGCTGTACATTTTGCGAAAATGACTCTTTTTCAGCCAGTACTGATGCCGTTGTGGAGCTCAAAGGATTTCACTTAAATCTTGAATCAAAAGAGAATCCTTTTTTGCAAAAACAACTCAAACAGCTTGAACTGCAGTTTGATGCCATATCAAAACGCCAGAAAAGAGAGTATGGCGCAAAAAAATTTCTTGTATACTTTCAATCATTTACCAATACCTATGCCCCTTTTGAAACCCTCAAAGCACTCTATGAAAAAGCGCTCTCTTTTGAGAACGTGGTAGGGTTAAGCATTGGCACACGTTCTGACAGCATCACAGAAGAGACACTTGCCTACCTCTCAGGCCTTGCCAAAGATAAAGAGATCTGGATTGAATTTGGCATTCAGTCTGTATATGATGAAACACTGGAAAAAATCAACCGTGGGCATGACAGCGAAAATGTTAAAGAGTGGATTATCAAATCAAAAGAGGCAGGTCTGAATGTTTGCGGGCACCTTATCTTTGGTCTTCCAGGAGAAACGCAGGAGATGATGCTTGAGACCTCCAAAGCCGCTTATTCATGGGGAATTGATTCTGTAAAATATCACCCTCTGTATGTTGTAAAACGCACTGCCTTGGCAAATGAGTTTAACCGTGGAGAGTTTACCCCAATCAGTGAGCAGGAATATCTTGATGTGCTTGTAAAATCTCTTCTGATGAAACCCAAAAATGTCAATGTCCAAAGAGTGACAGCAGGCATTGATGATGATTCCCTCTTAGCTCCAAAATGGTGCCGCAATAAAAACCAACAGATAAAAAATATTAACGCCGCACTTAAAAAAGTCGGTCTAAAGTATTAA
- the purF gene encoding amidophosphoribosyltransferase, whose translation MRENMNEKCAVVGIFGHKEASKLAYFSLHSLQHRGQEAAGISSSDGEKLHTIKDRGLVMSVFNEDKLATLSGTSAIGHTRYSTAGNDSILDAQPVFARYDLGEMAIVHNGNLTNADEVRARLIKRGAIFQTFMDTENLIHLIAKSEQDKLLDRIIDAVQKIEGAFSLVFLSRTKMFAMRDRFGFRPLSLGRLANGGYIVASETCAFDLVGATFVRDVEPGELLIFEEGKAPQSVKIFEPTPKHCIFEYVYFARPDSSVFGQSVYECRKEMGKELAKIQPVEADLVIPVPDGGVPAAIGYAQESGIPYEMGIMRNHYIGRTFIEPTQEMRDLKVKMKLSPMTDIIKGKRVVVIDDSIVRGTTSRRIIRMLKEAGAKEVHMRVSSPPTTDPCFYGVDTPSKENLIAANMGVQEICDFIEADSLAYLDEASLLRSVNATQDIYCTACFTGKYIV comes from the coding sequence TTGCGCGAAAATATGAATGAAAAGTGTGCTGTTGTTGGGATTTTTGGTCATAAAGAGGCTTCAAAGTTAGCCTACTTTTCTCTTCATTCTCTCCAACACCGCGGACAGGAAGCAGCAGGTATCAGCTCATCTGACGGAGAAAAACTCCATACTATCAAAGATCGCGGACTTGTTATGAGCGTCTTTAACGAAGACAAACTTGCTACTTTAAGCGGCACAAGTGCTATAGGCCACACCCGCTACTCCACAGCGGGAAATGATTCCATTCTTGATGCACAGCCTGTATTTGCAAGATACGATTTGGGTGAGATGGCAATTGTTCACAACGGTAACCTTACAAATGCTGATGAAGTACGTGCCAGACTGATCAAACGCGGTGCAATTTTTCAGACATTTATGGACACTGAAAATCTTATTCATCTTATCGCCAAAAGTGAACAGGACAAACTTCTAGACAGAATTATAGATGCTGTTCAAAAAATAGAAGGTGCTTTTTCTCTTGTCTTTTTAAGCAGAACCAAAATGTTCGCTATGCGTGACCGTTTCGGATTTCGACCTTTAAGTCTTGGGCGTTTGGCCAACGGCGGCTATATTGTTGCAAGTGAAACCTGTGCTTTTGATCTTGTGGGGGCTACTTTTGTCCGTGATGTGGAACCGGGAGAACTTCTGATTTTTGAAGAAGGCAAAGCCCCTCAAAGTGTAAAAATCTTTGAACCGACACCAAAACACTGTATCTTTGAATATGTCTATTTTGCCCGTCCTGACTCTTCTGTCTTCGGACAATCTGTATATGAATGCAGAAAAGAGATGGGAAAAGAGCTGGCAAAAATTCAACCTGTTGAAGCCGATTTGGTTATCCCTGTGCCTGATGGTGGTGTACCTGCTGCAATCGGTTATGCACAGGAGAGTGGAATTCCCTATGAAATGGGAATTATGCGCAATCACTACATAGGGCGTACCTTTATAGAACCGACACAGGAGATGCGTGATTTAAAAGTGAAGATGAAACTCTCTCCTATGACAGACATTATCAAAGGCAAAAGAGTTGTCGTTATAGATGACTCTATAGTCAGAGGTACAACTTCAAGAAGAATCATCAGAATGCTGAAAGAAGCAGGAGCAAAAGAAGTCCATATGCGTGTCTCTTCTCCTCCGACTACCGATCCGTGTTTCTACGGTGTTGATACACCAAGCAAAGAGAATTTAATCGCTGCAAATATGGGTGTGCAGGAAATTTGTGATTTTATAGAAGCCGACTCTTTGGCCTATCTGGATGAAGCATCACTCTTAAGAAGTGTGAATGCAACACAGGATATCTACTGTACAGCCTGTTTTACTGGAAAATATATCGTTTAA
- a CDS encoding J domain-containing protein — MEIVLRNNLILITTGFDTLNTSWMREFLNHHARGMLFLPKAVLVFQNQSLTQVRENFIRELSEFHAKTHDFNHEFFLRSMLKFGNQPIKIELNRMEEPETIKVHLYAYDKDTVLISLDSPNSWVLNYMRSQLEVYVERGTDISLVVDVSDFRSKARLERALNKRHILHYQIQYTYDNHFMSKLYSDFANFSFGDLCKASFYEEKKHFYTILECPIGASQDALKKSYKKLTKVYHPDKIFHESPYLVEHYTQKFQLLQEAYQALRVVS; from the coding sequence ATGGAAATTGTTTTGCGCAATAATCTTATTCTTATCACTACAGGGTTTGATACCTTAAATACAAGTTGGATGAGAGAATTTTTAAATCATCATGCCCGTGGTATGCTCTTTTTACCTAAAGCTGTACTTGTATTTCAAAATCAGTCATTAACGCAGGTCAGAGAGAATTTCATAAGAGAGTTAAGTGAGTTTCATGCGAAAACACATGATTTCAATCATGAATTTTTCTTACGTTCCATGTTAAAGTTTGGCAATCAGCCGATTAAAATAGAACTCAACAGGATGGAAGAGCCTGAAACTATAAAAGTACATCTCTATGCGTATGATAAAGATACGGTGCTTATTTCACTGGACAGTCCGAATTCATGGGTGCTCAACTATATGCGCTCACAGCTTGAAGTGTATGTGGAGCGGGGAACAGATATTTCTTTGGTGGTGGATGTCAGTGATTTCAGGTCAAAAGCAAGGCTGGAACGTGCTTTAAACAAGCGTCATATCTTGCATTATCAGATTCAGTATACCTATGACAATCATTTTATGTCCAAACTCTACTCGGATTTTGCAAATTTTTCTTTCGGAGATTTATGCAAAGCCTCTTTTTATGAAGAGAAAAAACATTTTTATACGATTTTAGAATGCCCGATCGGTGCTTCGCAGGATGCTTTGAAAAAAAGCTATAAAAAACTGACAAAAGTTTATCATCCGGACAAAATTTTTCATGAAAGTCCTTATCTGGTAGAACATTACACACAAAAATTTCAGCTGCTGCAAGAAGCGTACCAGGCACTGCGTGTTGTCAGTTAA
- a CDS encoding DUF234 domain-containing protein: protein MTNVKLLEQFRSFYFKNYPDDMETQISYFAVFGGLDWEIDTTKPIEELLRLLVLDNFEAIDAQMRELTLNNTLNRKLLKALATGDRRIFSAFNKAGLNNANGGAALNFLQEKGLIQLEYSREEHPRDKYPNTKLKREEARHRISHKVLFTHPFVRFWFYFVIPHIKEIEAQKYDAFFKDFTLRHNSYTSLVYEELSEVLLNYHLRDAHIRSSGSYWDAKIEIDILTITQNGRIYVGECKWTNHIINKKELHKIRDKCQKLGIEPTQIVLFSKRGFSKELTQLSGAGLALYSSEDFQALLKKRSLK, encoded by the coding sequence ATGACAAATGTAAAACTTCTTGAGCAGTTTCGCTCTTTTTATTTTAAAAACTACCCAGATGATATGGAGACGCAGATCTCCTACTTCGCAGTATTTGGCGGACTTGACTGGGAAATTGACACGACAAAGCCTATTGAAGAATTACTCCGGCTGCTTGTATTGGACAATTTTGAAGCTATAGATGCACAGATGAGAGAACTCACTCTCAACAATACCCTCAACCGTAAACTTCTCAAAGCCCTTGCAACAGGAGACAGACGTATCTTTTCTGCCTTTAACAAAGCCGGACTCAACAATGCCAACGGCGGAGCAGCACTCAATTTTTTGCAGGAAAAAGGCCTGATTCAACTGGAATATTCACGGGAAGAGCATCCTAGAGACAAATATCCAAACACAAAGCTAAAAAGAGAAGAGGCACGCCACCGCATATCACACAAAGTCCTTTTTACCCACCCTTTTGTCAGGTTCTGGTTTTACTTTGTCATACCCCATATCAAAGAGATTGAGGCACAGAAATATGATGCCTTTTTCAAAGATTTTACCCTGCGCCACAACAGTTATACCAGCCTGGTATACGAAGAACTCTCCGAAGTCCTGCTGAACTATCATCTTCGTGACGCACATATACGCAGCAGCGGCAGCTACTGGGATGCAAAAATAGAAATAGACATTCTGACCATCACACAAAACGGCCGTATCTATGTCGGAGAATGCAAATGGACAAACCACATCATCAACAAAAAAGAGCTGCATAAAATACGGGACAAATGCCAGAAACTCGGGATTGAACCGACCCAAATCGTTTTGTTCTCAAAACGGGGATTTTCAAAAGAACTCACCCAGCTCAGCGGTGCAGGTCTGGCACTTTACAGCAGCGAGGACTTTCAGGCACTGCTTAAAAAACGCTCTCTCAAGTAA